A single region of the Sphingobium sp. TKS genome encodes:
- a CDS encoding acetyl-CoA C-acetyltransferase translates to MRRAAIVAPIRTAVGKYGGSLKSFSAGDLGAVIIKALVERTKIDPERIDDVVFSQGYGNGEAPCIGRWAALAAGLPESIPGVQLDRRCGSGLQAVIDAAMRIQTGAADIVIAGGVESMSNVEYYSMDHRWGARSGSTQFHDRLTRGRVMSQPIARYGIISGMIETANNLARDYDISREACDEYAAMSHQRAAAAWKAGKFDDELVPVAVPQRKGEPVMFARDEGIRADATPESLALLKPIEKDGVVTAGNASQQNDAAAACLVVAEDKLSELGLEPMGYLHSWAAAGCDPSRMGIGPVPAVERLFARTGLGWGDIDLVELNEAFAPQVLACLKGWNWDDRDRLNVNGSGISLGHPIGATGGRILANLLRELQRRDGRYGLETMCIGGGQGLAAVFERA, encoded by the coding sequence ATGCGCAGAGCCGCCATCGTCGCCCCCATCCGCACCGCCGTCGGCAAATATGGCGGGTCGCTCAAAAGCTTTTCGGCGGGCGATCTGGGCGCCGTCATCATCAAGGCGCTGGTCGAGCGCACGAAGATCGATCCGGAGCGGATCGACGACGTGGTGTTCAGCCAGGGCTATGGCAATGGCGAGGCGCCCTGCATCGGCCGCTGGGCGGCGCTGGCGGCGGGCCTGCCGGAGTCCATCCCCGGCGTGCAGCTTGACCGCCGTTGCGGCTCCGGGCTTCAGGCGGTGATCGATGCGGCCATGCGCATCCAGACGGGTGCGGCCGATATCGTCATAGCGGGCGGCGTCGAGAGCATGTCGAATGTCGAATATTATTCGATGGACCATCGCTGGGGTGCCCGTTCGGGTTCAACCCAGTTCCACGACCGTCTGACTCGCGGCCGGGTCATGTCCCAGCCGATTGCCCGCTACGGCATCATCAGCGGCATGATCGAGACGGCGAACAATCTCGCCAGGGATTACGACATCTCTCGCGAAGCCTGCGACGAATATGCCGCGATGAGCCACCAGCGCGCCGCCGCCGCCTGGAAGGCGGGCAAGTTCGACGACGAACTGGTTCCCGTCGCCGTGCCCCAACGCAAGGGCGAACCTGTGATGTTCGCCAGGGACGAAGGCATCCGCGCCGACGCGACCCCGGAATCGCTTGCGCTACTCAAGCCCATCGAAAAGGACGGCGTCGTCACTGCGGGCAACGCGAGCCAACAGAATGACGCCGCGGCGGCCTGCCTGGTGGTGGCGGAGGACAAGCTCAGCGAACTCGGCCTCGAACCGATGGGCTATCTGCATAGCTGGGCGGCGGCAGGCTGCGATCCCTCGCGCATGGGGATCGGGCCGGTCCCGGCGGTCGAGCGGCTGTTTGCCCGGACGGGACTTGGCTGGGGCGACATCGATCTGGTCGAACTCAACGAAGCCTTCGCGCCGCAGGTGCTGGCTTGCCTCAAGGGTTGGAACTGGGACGATCGGGACCGACTGAACGTCAACGGCTCGGGCATTTCGCTCGGCCATCCGATCGGAGCGACGGGCGGCCGCATCCTCGCCAATCTGCTGCGGGAATTGCAGCGGCGCGACGGGCGCTATGGTCTGGAGACGATGTGCATCGGCGGCGGCCAGGGTCTCGCTGCGGTGTTCGAGCGGGCCTGA
- a CDS encoding DMT family transporter, whose protein sequence is MAIEEGRAMEGGAAEVVRRFGPAGMILALLVNVMFALNVIAMKVVVDATAPLLSVALRMGTVFLLCAPAIRLLPGRTGWLALYGFLNGGLFLLLLNLALFMATNVGALAIAGQLSVPFSLLLGALLLGEKLNGRKIAGVILAFAGVAALVFDPHILTEVPAILVMASAAMIWGGATLVQRKLVGVSVMNGQAWNGLMGVATLAPFALMFERPAIAGLAHVGWVPVAWFAFTCLGSTIIGQGTLAWLLQRYPISTIMPLMLAAPVMSTVFASLYFGTPITAVMIGGGTLALIGVAIIALSPDRKGAE, encoded by the coding sequence ATGGCGATTGAAGAAGGACGCGCGATGGAGGGTGGTGCAGCGGAGGTGGTCCGGCGTTTTGGGCCGGCGGGAATGATTCTGGCCCTTTTAGTGAATGTCATGTTCGCGCTCAACGTGATCGCCATGAAGGTGGTGGTGGACGCGACGGCGCCGCTGCTGTCGGTGGCGTTGCGCATGGGCACGGTGTTTCTGCTGTGCGCGCCCGCGATCCGGCTGCTGCCGGGGAGGACCGGCTGGCTGGCGCTTTATGGTTTTTTGAACGGCGGGTTGTTCCTGTTGCTGCTCAATCTGGCGCTGTTCATGGCGACCAATGTCGGCGCGCTGGCGATCGCGGGGCAGCTCAGCGTGCCTTTCTCGCTGCTGCTGGGGGCGCTGTTGCTGGGGGAGAAGCTCAATGGGCGGAAGATTGCCGGGGTCATCCTGGCCTTTGCGGGCGTGGCGGCTTTGGTGTTCGACCCGCATATCCTGACCGAAGTGCCCGCCATATTGGTGATGGCGAGCGCGGCGATGATCTGGGGCGGCGCCACGCTGGTGCAGCGCAAGCTGGTCGGGGTGAGCGTGATGAACGGTCAGGCCTGGAACGGGCTGATGGGCGTTGCGACGCTGGCGCCCTTCGCATTGATGTTCGAGCGTCCCGCTATCGCCGGATTGGCGCATGTGGGATGGGTGCCGGTGGCTTGGTTTGCCTTCACCTGCCTGGGGTCTACGATCATTGGGCAGGGGACGCTGGCATGGTTGCTTCAGCGCTATCCGATCTCGACGATCATGCCGTTGATGCTGGCGGCGCCGGTGATGTCGACGGTGTTTGCGTCGCTTTATTTCGGGACGCCGATTACGGCCGTGATGATCGGCGGCGGGACGCTGGCGTTGATTGGGGTGGCGATCATTGCACTGTCGCCGGATCGGAAGGGGGCGGAGTAG
- a CDS encoding c-type cytochrome: MISKLVAFATAMLIASPALAQAGDATKGKAVFARCMACHSVDPGVNRLGPSLAGVIGRPSGTVAGFAYSPAMKNAKIHWDAKSLDAFLTKPATKVPGTKMIFAGLPNPADRANLIAYLASASKK; the protein is encoded by the coding sequence ATGATTTCGAAACTCGTCGCGTTCGCCACTGCCATGCTGATTGCGAGCCCCGCACTCGCCCAGGCGGGCGACGCCACCAAGGGCAAGGCGGTCTTCGCCCGTTGCATGGCCTGCCATTCGGTCGATCCGGGCGTGAACCGGCTCGGGCCATCGCTGGCCGGAGTGATAGGCCGCCCATCGGGCACGGTGGCTGGTTTCGCTTATTCCCCCGCCATGAAGAACGCCAAGATTCACTGGGACGCCAAGTCGCTCGACGCGTTCCTGACCAAGCCAGCCACGAAGGTTCCGGGCACGAAGATGATCTTCGCTGGCCTGCCCAATCCGGCGGATCGCGCCAATCTGATCGCCTACCTAGCCAGCGCGAGCAAGAAATAG
- a CDS encoding CaiB/BaiF CoA transferase family protein, which translates to MNARALEGVKVLDLSRVLAGPWSTQILADFGADVIKIELPGHGDDTRAWGPPYLTGADGEPEIGTSAYYLSCNRNKRSLAIDLATPQGADLIRKLAAEADILVENFKVGGLKKYGLDYESLRGVNPRLVYCSITGFGQNGPYADRGGYDFVAQGMGGFMSITGEENGGPLRAGVAMADLSTGMFATVSIMMALRHADRTGEGQQIDVSLLDTQIAMLANQGMNFLVGGVVPGRLGNRHPTVVPYKTFDVADGMMIIAIGNDRQFRAFCTEMGHPELGTDPRFATSAQRLINRDAIEAKVQEIVRPFPRDELMDRFVAKGVPAGPVNTIKDVFEDPFVEARQTVHRFRREEDGVEIPTVAYPGKLSATPADYRHCPPRVGEHSREILGQWLGLDDAALDALAAEGAITQRPA; encoded by the coding sequence ATGAACGCCCGCGCTCTTGAAGGGGTGAAGGTGCTGGACCTTTCGCGGGTTCTCGCTGGTCCCTGGTCGACGCAGATCCTGGCCGATTTCGGCGCGGACGTGATCAAGATCGAGTTGCCCGGCCATGGCGACGACACCCGCGCCTGGGGCCCGCCCTATCTGACCGGCGCGGATGGCGAGCCGGAGATAGGCACCAGCGCCTATTATCTCTCCTGCAACCGCAACAAGCGATCGCTGGCGATCGACCTCGCTACGCCGCAAGGCGCGGACCTCATCCGCAAGCTGGCCGCCGAAGCCGACATATTGGTCGAGAATTTCAAGGTCGGCGGCCTCAAGAAATATGGCCTCGATTATGAGAGCCTGCGTGGCGTAAACCCCCGCCTCGTCTATTGCTCGATCACCGGCTTCGGTCAGAACGGCCCCTATGCCGACCGTGGCGGCTATGATTTCGTGGCGCAGGGCATGGGCGGCTTCATGAGCATCACGGGCGAGGAAAATGGCGGTCCGCTCCGTGCGGGCGTTGCCATGGCGGACCTTTCCACGGGCATGTTCGCCACCGTCTCGATCATGATGGCGCTGCGCCATGCCGACCGTACCGGAGAGGGGCAGCAGATCGACGTATCGCTGCTCGACACCCAGATCGCGATGCTCGCCAATCAGGGGATGAACTTTCTGGTCGGCGGCGTCGTGCCGGGGCGCCTGGGCAATCGCCATCCGACCGTCGTTCCCTACAAGACCTTCGACGTCGCGGACGGCATGATGATCATCGCCATCGGCAATGACCGCCAGTTCCGCGCCTTCTGCACGGAGATGGGCCATCCGGAACTCGGCACCGATCCGCGCTTCGCCACCAGCGCCCAGCGGCTCATCAACCGCGACGCGATCGAGGCGAAGGTGCAGGAGATCGTCCGCCCCTTCCCCCGCGACGAACTGATGGATCGCTTCGTCGCGAAGGGCGTGCCTGCCGGCCCCGTCAACACCATCAAGGACGTGTTCGAAGACCCCTTTGTCGAGGCGCGGCAGACCGTTCACCGCTTCCGCCGCGAGGAGGATGGCGTGGAAATCCCCACCGTCGCCTATCCGGGCAAGCTGTCCGCGACACCCGCCGATTACCGCCATTGCCCGCCACGCGTTGGCGAACATAGCCGTGAGATATTGGGCCAGTGGCTCGGCCTCGACGATGCCGCGCTGGATGCGCTGGCCGCCGAGGGTGCGATCACCCAGCGCCCCGCCTAG
- a CDS encoding SDR family NAD(P)-dependent oxidoreductase, which yields MKLDNSIAAIVTGGASGLGEATARALAAKGVKVALFDFNEETGNRVAAEIGGTFCKVDVTDEASVDAGFETARAAHGQERIIVNCAGTGNVVKTASRDRETGAIKAFPTDQFERIIQINLIGTFRCCAKSAAGMLTLDPLEDNARGVIINTSSAAAIDGQIGQAAYSASKGGIVSLTLPMARDLMGEGIRVNAILPGIFDTPLMARASDKVRDALSATVPFPKRFGKPEEFATMALAMIENDYWNGEYVRLDGGLRMPPR from the coding sequence ATGAAGCTCGACAATAGCATAGCCGCCATCGTGACAGGCGGCGCATCCGGCCTGGGCGAAGCGACCGCCCGCGCACTCGCCGCCAAGGGCGTGAAGGTCGCCCTGTTCGACTTCAACGAGGAGACGGGCAACAGGGTCGCGGCCGAAATCGGCGGCACTTTCTGCAAGGTCGACGTAACCGACGAAGCCTCGGTCGACGCGGGGTTCGAAACGGCCCGCGCCGCTCATGGGCAGGAACGGATCATCGTCAACTGCGCGGGCACCGGCAATGTCGTCAAGACCGCCAGCCGAGACCGCGAAACCGGCGCGATCAAGGCTTTCCCGACCGACCAGTTCGAACGGATCATCCAGATCAACCTGATCGGCACCTTCCGCTGCTGCGCCAAGTCGGCGGCGGGCATGCTGACGCTCGATCCGCTGGAGGACAATGCGCGCGGCGTCATCATCAACACCTCCAGCGCGGCGGCCATAGACGGCCAGATCGGCCAGGCGGCCTATAGCGCGTCGAAGGGCGGCATCGTCAGCCTGACCCTCCCCATGGCCCGCGACCTGATGGGCGAAGGCATTCGCGTCAACGCAATCCTGCCCGGCATTTTCGACACGCCGCTGATGGCGCGGGCGAGCGACAAGGTGCGCGATGCGCTATCCGCCACGGTCCCCTTCCCCAAGCGCTTCGGCAAGCCGGAGGAGTTCGCGACCATGGCGCTGGCGATGATCGAGAATGACTATTGGAACGGCGAATATGTGCGGCTGGATGGCGGCCTGCGCATGCCGCCGCGCTGA
- a CDS encoding enoyl-CoA hydratase has translation MSEEAQPEYVTYKVEEGVAWVMLNRPQYSNAQNYRLLGQLDDAFKRAVEDDEVKVIVLGGEGKHFSAGHDIGTPEKDSHMPRFRTTMWWDHLNKGGAERQYVLEQDGYLGLCRRWQDIPKPMIAMVQGACIAGGLMLAWVCDLIVASEDAFFQDPVQRMAQPGVEYFAHAFELPPRVARELLLLGRRMPAQRAYQFGMVNEIFPRETLREEVAKIAAEIAQHDRFGLALTKQAFNFVEDLRGKRQAMDGVFHMHHLAHAHNQLMTGNLVGNIDAKAMAAANKKQAGEG, from the coding sequence ATGTCCGAAGAAGCGCAACCCGAATATGTGACCTACAAGGTCGAGGAGGGCGTCGCATGGGTGATGCTCAACCGCCCGCAATATAGCAATGCGCAGAATTACCGGCTGCTGGGGCAGCTCGACGACGCCTTCAAGCGCGCCGTCGAGGATGACGAGGTCAAGGTCATCGTGCTCGGCGGCGAGGGCAAGCATTTCTCCGCCGGCCATGACATCGGCACGCCGGAGAAAGACAGCCACATGCCGCGCTTCCGTACGACCATGTGGTGGGACCATCTCAACAAGGGCGGCGCAGAGCGGCAATATGTGCTGGAGCAGGACGGCTATCTCGGCCTCTGTCGCCGCTGGCAGGATATCCCCAAGCCGATGATCGCCATGGTCCAGGGCGCCTGCATCGCGGGCGGGCTGATGCTGGCCTGGGTGTGCGACCTGATCGTCGCGTCGGAGGATGCCTTCTTCCAGGACCCGGTGCAGCGCATGGCCCAGCCGGGGGTCGAATATTTCGCCCACGCCTTCGAACTGCCGCCGCGTGTCGCCCGCGAACTGCTGTTGCTCGGGCGGAGGATGCCCGCCCAGCGCGCCTATCAGTTCGGCATGGTGAACGAGATTTTCCCTCGCGAAACATTGCGCGAGGAAGTGGCGAAGATCGCCGCCGAGATCGCCCAGCATGACCGCTTCGGGCTGGCGCTCACCAAGCAAGCGTTCAATTTCGTGGAAGATCTGCGCGGCAAGCGGCAGGCGATGGACGGCGTGTTCCACATGCACCACCTCGCCCATGCGCATAACCAGCTCATGACCGGCAATCTGGTCGGCAATATCGATGCCAAGGCGATGGCGGCGGCCAACAAGAAACAGGCTGGCGAGGGATGA
- a CDS encoding acyl-CoA dehydrogenase family protein, producing the protein MSATVQLEKSVLVLPGLPALLSGAADAAQAFVAAAQPQVKARITNESGKVDRVLADVEQHAVHGFGWFASYAEMMREVANWAANLTADGAFGEIEALLAQLLFAEYGAQMLGGIPMNQGEVIRAMDLTDDLSALDAPAFRTLVRQGGGQAVKTAIARHLVAQRGHATLENCGLDDMFDMVREQFFALSNEKVAPFAHEWHLKDELIPLPLVEELGEMGVFGMTIPEEYGGLGMGKTAMCVVSEELSRGWIGVGSLATRSEIAAELILTGGTDEQKAYWLPQIANASILPTAVFTEPDTGSDLGSLRTRATLADGEYRINGNKTWITHAARADVMTLLVRTNAETKNYSGLSMLIAPKQRGTVADPFPTPGMSGGEIEVIGYRGMKEYEIGFDDFRVPAANLLGGVEGQGFKQLMATFESARIQTAARAIGVAQASLDIGLSYALDRKQFGRPIFDFPRVANKLAMMAAEIMGARQLTYFAARRKDEGKRCDLEAGMAKLIGARVAWAAADNALQIHGGNGFATEYQVSRLLADARILNIFEGAGEIQAQVIARRLLDGGN; encoded by the coding sequence ATGAGCGCGACAGTGCAATTGGAAAAGAGCGTGCTGGTGCTGCCCGGACTCCCCGCCCTGCTCTCCGGCGCGGCCGACGCGGCCCAGGCCTTCGTCGCCGCCGCCCAGCCGCAGGTGAAGGCGCGCATCACCAATGAGTCTGGCAAGGTCGACCGCGTGCTGGCGGATGTCGAGCAGCATGCCGTGCATGGCTTCGGCTGGTTCGCCTCCTATGCCGAAATGATGCGGGAGGTCGCCAACTGGGCCGCCAATCTGACCGCGGACGGTGCATTTGGAGAAATCGAGGCGCTGCTCGCCCAATTGCTCTTTGCCGAATATGGCGCGCAGATGCTGGGGGGCATCCCCATGAACCAGGGCGAGGTGATCCGCGCCATGGACCTGACGGACGATCTTTCCGCTCTCGATGCGCCTGCCTTCCGCACCCTGGTCCGCCAAGGTGGCGGGCAAGCGGTCAAGACCGCCATCGCCCGCCACCTCGTCGCCCAGCGCGGCCATGCGACGCTGGAAAATTGCGGTCTGGACGACATGTTCGACATGGTGCGCGAGCAATTCTTCGCCCTCTCGAACGAGAAGGTGGCACCCTTCGCGCATGAATGGCACCTCAAGGACGAGCTGATCCCCCTGCCTCTCGTCGAAGAACTGGGCGAGATGGGCGTGTTCGGCATGACCATCCCCGAAGAATATGGCGGCCTAGGCATGGGCAAGACCGCCATGTGTGTCGTGTCAGAGGAATTGTCGCGCGGCTGGATCGGCGTGGGATCGCTCGCCACCCGGTCCGAGATTGCAGCGGAACTGATCCTGACCGGCGGCACGGACGAGCAGAAGGCTTATTGGCTCCCCCAGATCGCCAATGCCTCGATCCTGCCGACCGCCGTCTTTACCGAACCGGATACCGGCTCCGACCTCGGCTCGCTCCGCACCCGCGCGACTCTGGCTGACGGCGAATATCGGATCAACGGCAACAAGACGTGGATCACCCACGCCGCCCGCGCCGATGTGATGACCCTGCTGGTCCGCACCAATGCCGAGACGAAAAATTACAGCGGCCTCTCCATGCTGATCGCGCCCAAGCAGCGCGGCACGGTGGCCGATCCCTTCCCCACCCCCGGCATGAGCGGCGGCGAGATCGAAGTGATCGGCTATCGCGGCATGAAGGAATATGAGATCGGCTTCGACGATTTCCGCGTCCCCGCCGCCAATCTGCTCGGCGGGGTCGAGGGCCAGGGCTTCAAGCAGCTCATGGCGACCTTCGAATCTGCCCGCATCCAGACTGCCGCCCGCGCCATCGGCGTGGCGCAGGCCTCGCTCGACATCGGCCTGTCCTACGCGCTCGACCGCAAGCAGTTCGGGCGGCCGATCTTCGACTTCCCCCGCGTCGCCAACAAGCTCGCCATGATGGCGGCGGAGATCATGGGTGCGCGCCAGCTCACCTATTTCGCCGCCCGGCGCAAGGATGAAGGCAAGCGCTGCGACCTGGAGGCCGGCATGGCGAAACTAATCGGTGCGCGGGTGGCATGGGCAGCCGCGGACAATGCGCTACAAATCCACGGCGGCAACGGCTTCGCCACCGAATATCAGGTGAGCCGCCTGCTGGCCGATGCGCGGATACTCAATATCTTCGAGGGCGCGGGCGAAATCCAGGCGCAGGTGATCGCCCGGCGGCTGTTGGACGGAGGAAATTGA
- a CDS encoding competence/damage-inducible protein A: protein MADPTRIWTAALIVIGDEILSGRTQDKNVSQIATWLNVQGIRLREVRVVADEPDAIVEAVNTLRARNDYLFTTGGIGPTHDDITVDAIAAALGVEVEIHAEARAMLSGYYETRGGLTEARLRMARAPAGSSLIENRMSGAPGLRHGNIFIMAGVPHITAGMLDSLTGKLEGGLPVLSATIGCWVAESEIADLLGETERAHEGCQIGSYPFFREGKTGANFVIRSVDAAVLDRCVADLSAALERGGWPVVAGGI from the coding sequence ATGGCCGACCCCACCCGCATATGGACCGCAGCGCTGATCGTAATCGGTGACGAGATTCTCTCGGGCCGGACACAGGACAAGAATGTGTCGCAGATCGCGACCTGGCTGAATGTGCAGGGCATCCGCCTGCGCGAAGTCCGGGTGGTCGCGGACGAACCCGATGCGATCGTGGAAGCGGTTAACACGCTCCGGGCGCGCAACGATTATCTGTTCACGACCGGCGGCATCGGACCAACGCATGATGACATCACCGTCGACGCCATCGCCGCGGCGCTGGGCGTGGAGGTCGAAATCCATGCTGAGGCGCGGGCGATGCTGTCGGGCTATTATGAGACGCGCGGCGGTCTGACCGAAGCGCGGCTGCGCATGGCGCGGGCGCCCGCCGGATCGAGCCTGATAGAAAATCGCATGTCCGGCGCTCCCGGACTTCGGCATGGCAATATCTTCATCATGGCGGGTGTGCCGCACATTACGGCGGGGATGCTGGACAGCCTGACCGGCAAGCTGGAAGGCGGCCTGCCGGTGCTGTCGGCAACCATCGGCTGCTGGGTGGCGGAGAGCGAGATCGCGGACCTGCTTGGTGAGACCGAACGGGCGCATGAGGGGTGTCAGATCGGCAGCTATCCCTTTTTCCGGGAGGGGAAAACCGGGGCGAATTTCGTGATCCGCTCCGTTGACGCGGCGGTGCTGGATCGGTGCGTAGCGGATTTGAGCGCGGCGCTGGAGCGCGGTGGCTGGCCGGTGGTCGCCGGGGGGATTTGA
- the map gene encoding type I methionyl aminopeptidase, whose translation MTEYMTMTADAPISRSTAIKLYDAAGFEGMRKAGRLAAEILDALVPHVVPGVTTGELDDIVRRMTLDGGGVPATLGYRGYTHSCCISLNNVICHGIPGEQKLKEGDILNIDVTPLVDGWHGDTSRMYICGEAPIKARRLVEVTYECLMLGIEQAKPGNHLGDIGHAIQRHAEKHRYGVVRDFCGHGLGRVFHDSPEVVHVGRPGTGPELKPGMFFTIEPMINIGKPGVKMLEDGWTAVTRDRTLSAQFEHSIGITETGCEIFTKSPAGLDAPPYKL comes from the coding sequence ATGACCGAATATATGACGATGACGGCGGATGCGCCGATTTCCCGCTCGACCGCGATCAAGCTTTATGACGCGGCCGGTTTCGAAGGCATGCGCAAGGCCGGGCGGCTGGCGGCGGAAATACTGGACGCGCTGGTGCCGCATGTCGTGCCGGGCGTCACCACCGGCGAACTGGACGACATCGTCCGCCGCATGACGCTGGATGGCGGCGGCGTGCCGGCGACTCTGGGCTATCGCGGCTATACGCATAGCTGCTGCATCTCGCTCAACAATGTCATCTGTCACGGCATTCCGGGCGAGCAGAAGCTGAAAGAAGGCGATATCCTCAATATCGACGTGACGCCGCTGGTCGATGGCTGGCACGGCGACACCAGCCGCATGTATATTTGCGGCGAAGCGCCGATCAAGGCGCGGCGGCTGGTCGAGGTCACCTATGAATGCCTGATGCTGGGCATCGAGCAGGCGAAGCCGGGCAATCATCTGGGCGACATCGGCCATGCCATCCAGCGGCATGCCGAAAAGCACCGCTATGGCGTCGTCCGCGATTTCTGCGGCCATGGACTGGGCCGCGTGTTCCACGACAGTCCGGAGGTCGTCCATGTCGGACGCCCCGGCACCGGCCCGGAACTGAAACCCGGCATGTTCTTCACCATCGAGCCGATGATCAACATCGGCAAGCCCGGCGTGAAGATGCTGGAGGACGGCTGGACGGCGGTGACGCGCGACCGCACCCTGTCCGCGCAGTTCGAGCACAGCATCGGCATCACCGAAACCGGCTGTGAGATCTTCACCAAGAGCCCGGCGGGTCTCGACGCGCCGCCTTATAAGCTCTGA
- a CDS encoding P-II family nitrogen regulator has translation MKKIEAIIKPFKLDEVKEALHEVGVSGITVTEAKGFGRQKGHTELYRGAEYVVDFLPKVKLEVVVDDSLAERVVEAISAAAQTGRIGDGKIFISNIEGAVRIRTGERDSDAI, from the coding sequence ATGAAGAAGATCGAAGCGATCATCAAACCGTTCAAGCTCGATGAAGTGAAGGAAGCCCTTCACGAAGTCGGCGTTTCGGGCATCACCGTCACGGAAGCCAAGGGTTTCGGCCGCCAGAAGGGCCATACCGAACTCTATCGCGGCGCCGAATATGTCGTCGACTTCCTGCCCAAGGTGAAGCTGGAGGTCGTCGTCGACGATTCGCTCGCTGAACGGGTGGTGGAGGCGATCTCGGCCGCCGCGCAGACCGGCCGCATCGGGGACGGCAAGATCTTCATTTCCAACATCGAAGGCGCGGTCCGCATCCGCACCGGCGAGCGCGACAGCGACGCCATCTGA
- the glnA gene encoding type I glutamate--ammonia ligase yields the protein MANTPKDILKMIEEKEIEWVDVRFTDPKGKWQHLTMVSSVLGEDELTQGLMFDGSSIEGWKAINESDMILKPDLDAVYVDPFSATPMLIIFCDIVEPDTGELYSRDPRSTAKRAEAFVKSAGFGDTVYVGPEAEFFMFDDVRFENDYSQSYFKIDDIELPTNTGKEYEGGNLGHRPRAKGGYFPVAPVDPCTDIRAEMVSTMLEMGLPCDKHHHEVAAAQHELGLTFGTLVQTADRMQIYKYVVQMVAQAYGKTATFMPKPIAQDNGSGMHTHMSIWDAGKPLFAGEGYAGLSDMCLYFIGGVIKHAKALNAFTNPTTNSYKRLVPGFEAPVLLAYSARNRSASCRIPYGAGAKAKRVEFRFPDAMANPYLCYAALLMAGLDGIENKIHPGAAMDKNLYDLPPEELSQVPTVCASLREALNSLEADYEFLLKGDVFTKDQIDAYIELKWPEVYRWEMAPSPVEFDMYYSA from the coding sequence ATGGCTAACACGCCTAAAGACATCCTGAAGATGATCGAAGAAAAGGAGATCGAGTGGGTCGATGTCCGTTTCACCGATCCCAAGGGCAAGTGGCAGCACCTGACCATGGTGTCTTCGGTGCTGGGCGAAGATGAACTGACCCAGGGTCTGATGTTCGACGGTTCGTCGATCGAAGGCTGGAAGGCGATCAACGAATCGGACATGATCCTGAAGCCCGACCTGGACGCCGTCTATGTCGATCCGTTCAGCGCCACCCCGATGCTAATCATCTTCTGCGACATCGTCGAGCCCGACACCGGCGAACTGTACAGCCGCGACCCGCGTTCGACCGCGAAGCGCGCCGAAGCCTTCGTCAAGTCGGCCGGTTTCGGTGACACCGTCTATGTCGGCCCGGAAGCCGAATTCTTCATGTTCGACGACGTGCGCTTCGAGAATGACTATTCGCAGAGCTACTTCAAGATCGACGACATCGAACTGCCGACCAACACCGGCAAGGAATATGAAGGCGGTAACCTGGGCCACCGTCCGCGCGCCAAGGGCGGCTATTTCCCCGTCGCGCCGGTCGATCCCTGCACCGACATCCGCGCCGAAATGGTTTCGACCATGCTCGAAATGGGCCTGCCCTGCGACAAGCACCACCATGAAGTGGCCGCTGCCCAGCACGAACTCGGCCTGACCTTCGGCACGCTGGTCCAGACCGCCGATCGCATGCAGATCTATAAATATGTCGTGCAGATGGTCGCCCAGGCCTATGGCAAGACCGCGACCTTCATGCCGAAGCCGATCGCGCAGGACAATGGTTCGGGCATGCACACCCACATGTCGATCTGGGACGCGGGCAAGCCGCTGTTCGCGGGCGAAGGCTATGCCGGCCTGTCCGACATGTGCCTCTACTTCATCGGCGGCGTCATCAAGCACGCCAAGGCTCTGAACGCCTTCACCAACCCGACCACCAACAGCTACAAGCGTCTGGTGCCGGGCTTCGAAGCCCCGGTTCTGCTGGCCTATTCGGCTCGCAACCGTTCGGCCTCCTGCCGTATTCCCTACGGCGCCGGTGCCAAGGCGAAGCGCGTCGAGTTCCGCTTCCCCGATGCGATGGCCAACCCGTACCTGTGCTACGCCGCGCTGCTGATGGCTGGCCTCGACGGCATCGAGAACAAGATCCATCCGGGCGCCGCGATGGACAAGAATCTCTATGACCTGCCGCCGGAAGAACTGAGCCAGGTGCCTACCGTTTGCGCCTCGCTGCGTGAAGCGCTGAACAGCCTGGAAGCCGATTACGAGTTCCTGCTGAAGGGCGACGTGTTCACCAAGGACCAGATCGATGCCTATATCGAACTGAAGTGGCCCGAAGTATACCGCTGGGAAATGGCTCCCTCGCCGGTCGAATTCGACATGTACTACAGCGCCTGA